TTCGCGGTTTTTGGGGCGTTCTTCGATTTCCGTGCGCCCACGCATGACGATGGAACCACGCCCGGTGTGAAAGGCCTTGTGAATGCCTTGTTTGCCCATGATCAGACCGCCGGTGGGGAAGTCTGGCGCTTTGACGTATTCCATCAAGCCGTCAATGGTAATGGCCGGATCATCGATCACAGCCATGCAGCCGTCCAACACTTCGCCCAGGTTATGGGGTGGGATATTGGTCGCCATACCCACCGCAATACCGCCCGCGCCGTTCACCAACAGGTTGGGAAAACGTGCCGGAAGAACGGTCGGTTCGCGTTGGCTGTCGTCGTAGTTGGGTTGAAAATCGACGGTGTCTTTGTCAATGTCGTCGATCAAGGCATGGGCGGATTTCGCCATACGCGCTTCGGTGTAACGCATGGCCGCCGCGCGGTCACCGTCCATAGAGCCGAAGTTACCCTGGCCGTCCACCAAAGGCAGGCGGAGCGAGAAATCCTGCGCCATCCGCACCATAGCGTCATAAATGGCGCTGTCACCGTGCGGGTGATACTTACCCATGACGTCACCGACGATACGTGCCGATTTTTTGTAAGGCTTGTTGGCGTCGTAACCGCCTTCGTTCATGGCGTGCACGATGCGCCTGTGAACCGGTTTCAGGCCGTCGCGCACATCGGGCAAAGCACGGCTCACGATCACACTCATAGCGTAATCGAGATACGAGCTTTTCATTTCGTCTTCGATGGCGACGGACGAGAATCCCTCTTCAGGCGAAGCGGGCGGTGTAGTTGATTCGGACGTCAAAGGAATTTCCCTGTCAAATCAGTGACTTATGATACATTTAAAGCGGCCCGTCCAGACCGCCTTTTGAGGGATAAATCTAGCATTTCGGGGGGGCTAAAACAAGCTTATGTGACGTTTTTGCAACTGGGGAAAATGTACGCTTTTCAAGCGCTTCGTCCATCTGGAAATTGCGCGTTGCAAAGCTCACACAGAAGGCGAAGCGCTCATGGAGGAGTTGGAATACCAGTGTTGCTGCCCCCCCCCTCGATTAATCACGATTAACCGCCTTTGCTTGCCCAACTTGGCGCAAATCTAAAACAGCTCTTTGGCTCGGTCATAGAGTGGCTGAGGCAGCATACCGTAGGAAAATGAGCCCGTCTTACTTTTGGGCGCAAGATCGAATCCCGGCCATAAAAAGATGTTCGCTTCGTTGCATACAATCTAACATGGCTCGTGATCAAGCCCAGCCAAACCAGCCTCTTCGGCTGAAACCTCTAAGGCAACCGAGGGGTCACTTGGGGGAGAATGCGTGATGGGCAAAACGACGACTTTGGGCGTGGCTGGAGAATTGCCCGCAGTCTTAACAACAACGGCTGTCGGACGATGCTTACGTCCCTCTTCCTGCCCCGCCATGGCTTCGTCACGCCAAAGTTAACTATGGTGTATGACCTCGCCGTTTTTCGGCGGCTGCGATAAATCCATTATTTACCGTATTCGGCCACTTCGATTTCGGCTGCAAGCTCGTCTGATACTTCATGGGCGAAGACGGGTTGTGGACGCAAGGCTTCTTCCATGGCTTTAAACCGGTCTGCACGGACCAAAACATAGGCTTCACGATTGTGCTTTGTAACGGTCACAGGCGAAACCATCGCCTTGTCTAAAAAACAAGCCAATATTGCGTTGAAACTCGGTTGATGAAACGGTCGTCATCAGAGAACCCCTTAAAAGAAATCCATAATATATGAGTTGTACGTATTATACAGAAAACTCAAGTCCAGCCCCATTTTGTCAACAAAAACGCAAGCCAAATGGCTTGCGTTTCATGAGATTGAAAGAGACGGCTATGCTCTTCTAGAACGGAATTTCGTCGTCTAGGTCGCCGCCCGGGGCCGGACCAGAGCCACCGCCCGATCCGCCGCCAAAGCTGTCGCCGCCGCCGCTGGAGCCGCCCTCGAAGCCGCCGCCGCCACCGGAACCACCGCCAAAGCCGCCGCCGCCAGAACCGCCGTCCCGGCCGTCCAGCATGGTCAGCGTGGAGTTGAAGCCTTGCAGCACCACTTCGGTGGTGTACTTATCCTGGCCGCTTTGGTCTTGCCACTTGCGGGTTTGCAAAGCGCCTTCGATGTAAACCTTGGAGCCTTTGCGCAGGTATTGCTCAGCAATGTTGGCGAGGCCTTCGGAGAAAATCACCACGCGGTGCCATTCGGTGCGCTCGCGGCGCTCGCCCGTGTTGCGGTCCTTCCAGGTGTCCGACGTCGCGATGGACATGTTGACGATTTTTTTGTTGTCCTGGGTATGGCGCACTTCGGGATCGCGTCCCAGATTGCCGACCAAAATCACCTTGTTCACACTGCCTGCCATGGTCTCCCCACGAGTTGTCTAATTGTCGAATCAGTTGGCGTAAGCCTACACGCAAAGCGGAGCCTATCGCTAGCACTTTCACTGTGGGTAAGTGCCCCTAACAGGGGCCGTCCGTATCTTCCAGGACGCAGACGATGCGGTTCAAAAGCGACTGGGGCGATATGGGTTTGCCCAAAAAGCCGTTCACGCCCGCATCACGGGCTTCGATTTGCAGACTGGTTTCGGTGTAGCCCGTCACCATGACGATGGGAACGTTCGCATATTGGCAATCGAGCTGGCGGATTTGACGCACACACTCAACGCCGTCCATGCCGTCCATCTTCCAGTCCAAAATCACCAAATCGATGGGTGTTGCAGGCTCGCCGCTTAGATATTCCAAGGCTTCTAGGCCGTCTTGTGCCTCTTCCAGCCGGGTCACGCCGAGGGCTTTCAAAATAGACGTGATCAACGTGCGAAAATGCACGTTGTCCTCAACAATCAAAATGTTGAGCGTCGTAACGTCTACCGAAGACATGAAAGCCCCTCTAAAGCCTTTTCCCCCACACGACTTTCGCCGTGTTTCACTGAGTATGCAGCATATCGATTTTAATTTAGGGCTTAAAGGCTTTATTTTAAAGCAAGCCCAGCGCTTCTAAGTCGCGGGCCAGATCTTGGGGCAACTCTGCATTGTCGGCCCCTTGGGCGTCGGACGGGGCCTTGGCGGGTTCTAAGTAACGCCACCCCTGAAACGCCCGGTGGGCCCGGCCTTGGGTGGGGACCAGCTGCGGGTCCAACACAATGGCGCAACGGCTCACGCCTTCTTCGTCGGTATAGCCTTCAAACCCAACCAATTCCTGGCGCACACGCACAACCCCTTTGATCACCCAATAGATCGAGCCCCCGTCCAAAAGCTTGGATTGGCGGCGCGGCGTCATACGGGTGTAGTGGCGCGGATTGGGCGACAAACCCTGAGCCTTCGACTGGGCGATTCGGTTTTGCTGCAGTTCGGCCAAGTGGTCGACGTCTTCGACACCAACGGCCAGTTTGATCATGTGGATGGTCACGAAAGGCTCTCAATCACCAAGGAATCTCGGCACCATCATAATTGAAAAAGCGCCCGTTGTGCCCAGCTGTCGCACCGTCAATCACACCACGCATGCCGCGCACGCTTTCGGGGGCATCGATCAAGCCGTTGGGCCCGCCCATATCGGTGCGCACCCAGCCTGGGTGTAGGATGACACTGGTGATGCCTTGATCCGCAAAATCGTGAGCCGCGGATTTCATCACCGCGTTCACCCCGGCCTTTGACGAGCGATAGATGTAGCTGCCGCCGGACGAGTTGTCCGCCATGGAGCCCATTTTGGAACTGAGCGTCGCAATCCGTTTGAGCCCGCTTTGTGCCACATGGGGCGCAAAGCACTGCACCACGCGCATCGGGGCCAAAACATTGGTGCGCAGAACCGCTTCCCAAGCGTCATAATCCAGCGCGTCCAGACTGTAACCCTTGGGCCCATAAACGCCTGCGTTGGAAATCAAAACGTCAATGGCCGTGCCCGACAAATCGGCCGCGAGCTGTTCCACTGCGTCAAAATCGTTCACATCAAGCTTATAAACCGTCACGCCATCAATGGCGTTGAGTTCCGCCGCCAGCTCCGGCTGACGACAGGTGGCGAGGACGCTCCAGCCGTCCTCTGCGTATTGGCGGACGAACTCCAGGCCCAAACCGCGGTTGGCTCCGGTTATGAGAACGTTGGGCATATTCCCCTCCCCTTACAGCAAGAACATCGCACCAAGGCCCAAAAAGACCAAGAAGCCGACGACGTCTGTCACGGTGGTCAAAAAGACACTAGACGCCACCGCCGGATCGATCCCGTGGCGATCCAGCGCGATGGGAATGATCGCCCCAAACAGGCCTGCGACAATCATGTTCACGATCATAGCGAGCCCGATGACAAGACCGATTTCGGGCGAGGAGAACCAGCCCCAGGCCACAGCGCCCATCAACACGGCAAAAACCACCCCGTTGATGACACCGACCAATATCTCTTTGCCGATTTGGCGCATGGCGTTGGTGGGGGTCAGTTCTTTGGTCGCCAGTGCACGCACGGCAACGGTCAAAGTCTGCGTGCCCGCATTGCCGCCCATGCTGGCCACGATGGGCATCAGAACCGCCAGCGCCACCACCTGTTCGATGGTGCCTTGGAAAAAGCCGATCACGACAGACGCCATGATGGCGGTGAGCAAGTTCACGAACAGCCATGAAAAGCGCTGTTTGGTGGTGTCCAGTGTAGCGGAATACAAATCGTCTTCACGCACACCACCCAAGGCCAAGATATCTTCTTCGGCTTCTTCGTCGATGATGTCGACCACGTCGTCAATGGTGATGATGCCGACCAAGCGGCCTTCGTCCCCCACCACAGGTGCGGACACCAAGTCGCGTTGACGGAACAGGAAGGCGACTTCTTCTTGGTCCATGTCGACCGGAATCAGCTTCATCTTTTCGTGCATAATCTCGCCCACTTTGACCGGGCGCTTGCTTTGCAAAAGGGTCGAAAGCGGAACGCTGCCGACGGGTCTGTGACGCGGATCGACGATGATGATGTCGTAAAAGACGTTGGGCGTTTCCCATTCTTCCTGATCCGCAATCTCGCGCAGGAAATCGATGGTTTCACCCACCGACCAAAATTGCGGCACGGTCATGACTTCGCGCTGCATCAAACGCCCAGCGGTTTCGTCTTCGAACGACAGGCCTTCTTCGATCAAGGTGCGATCTGCGGGCGAGATGGCGTCGAGCACATGTTCTTGCTCGTGATCTTCCAGCTCATCGATAATCTCGACCGCGTCATCGGTATCGAGTTCCGAAACCATTTCGGCCACAGCGTCCAAGCCGACGATGTCCACCACTTCGTCGCGAACGGTTTCGTCCAGCTCGGTAAACACATCGGGGTCGAGAACATCGTGCGTGGCATCCAACAGCTGGCGGCGCTGTTCGGGGTGCAAGCGTTCGATCAAGTCGGCGGCGTCGGCAAAGTGCAGCGTGGCGACGCGTGTGCGCAAACTCATCTCATCGCCAGCTTCCAACGCTTCGATGATGCCCCCCACGGCGTCTTCGTGCAGACCGTCGTAGGTCTCGCTGGGCTCAATGTCTTTGGGCAGAGTTAAGGGCTGGCCGCTGGCATCCACAAGCGGGATATCCACGGGCTCTTTTTCGTTTTTATCGTTTGGTATCAGATCGCTCATCACGACCTCCGCCCCTAAGGATTCCGGCTCGCCCCCAACCTAAACAATTCCCCGTCGGCCCGCAACTGACAGCTCTGAGATTAAGCACCATCGCCGCTGGAGATCACAAGAAAGGAGAACAGCACATATAACGCCAGCATCGCCATGGCGATACGCTCAGCCAGCTTCTCCGCCTTTTTGGCCCCCAATTTGGGCTCAGCAATTTTGCGCACCCCCTCCAACATCACAAGGATTCCGACGACAGGGCCAATGATCCACAGCCACTTTTCAAGGCCAGTTGATTGGTCGATAGATTCAAATAGGGTCATGGAAAGTCTCGGGTGATGGTTTGAAGGGGTTTGCAGATCATGTATTTGGCGAGCTTAGGGCCAAGCCCCTAAAACTCAAACAAAAAACCCCACCCGGCTGTCCGGATGGGGGTTTTATTGGTGCGGTCGAGAAGACTCGAACTTCCACGGGATTTAACTCCCACAGCGACCTCAACGCTGCGCGTCTACCAGTTCCGCCACGACCGCATATATCTGGTAGAACAACGCCCTGAAACAGAACGTTGCCTGCGGGGGGTATAGCGAATACTGTCAGCCCTTTCAAGCAAAGACGCACAAAACTGCAAAATTGATCGAAAAATGTCTCAAAACAACGACTTACCCTCGGTGCTCTGGCGCGTAACGGACGACTTACAAGACTATGAGACCGCCCACGACTTCATGGAAAGCCGTGTACAAGGCATTCGTGACGGGTCTGAGGGTGAAATCGTGTGGCTTTTGCAGCACCCGCCGCTCTATACAGCCGGCACCAGCGCGGACGCGGGCGATCTTTTGGACAGCGAGCGTTTCCCCGTGTTCGAAACCGGGCGCGGCGGTCAATACACCTATCACGGCCCGGGCCAACGCGTGGGTTACTTCATGCTGGATTTGAAAAACCACGGTTCCGACGTGCGTGCCTATGTCAACAAGCTGGAAGAAGTCATGATCCGCACCATCGCCGCATTTGGCGTTACGGGTGAACGGCGCGAAGGCCGTGTCGGCATCTGGGTCGAGCGCAGCAATGGGCGCGAAGACAAAATCGGCGCCATCGGCGTGCGGGTGCGCAAGTGGGTGAGCTTTCACGGGCTTGCGCTCAATGTCGAGCCGGATTTAAGCCACTTCGGCGGCATCGTGCCCTGCGGCATTTCAGAACACGGCGTGACGTCGCTTAGGGACCTCGGCGTCAAAGCCACCATGGACGAGGTTGACGACGTGCTGCGCCTGACCTTTGAAACCGTGTTCGGACGGCAAACTGTGGTCGAGTAAACGCAGCCGAGCATAGACGCCTTCGTTATTTTTGCCTATCATACAAGCGGTTATAGGCTTTTCAGCCTGAATTCAAAAACCATGGGGATGGAAGAGGGCACTTTGATCGGGTTTTTGCGCCGTTTCGCGTTGGCTATTTGTATCGCGACCCTCGCCAGTGGCGTCTGGGGCCATGCGCACGCCGACACGCCTGTCATGCCCTTGGCCCTGCCGACAGGCCAAGTTGTCTTAAGCATTCAGGGCAAAATTCAAAATCCGAACCAACCGCCCGCCGCCAACTTCGATATGGAGATGCTCAAACGGCTCACATCGACAACCCTTTCCACCCACACACCGTGGACCAACGGCTTGGTGCACTTCAAAGGCGTCACCGTTCGCGAACTGCTTCGCGTGGTCGCGGTGCATGGAACCCACGGAGAATTTTCCGCACTCAACGACTATACGGTCAAAATACCGTTGTCGGACTTTGACACGTATGACGCCATTGTCGCCTATGAAATGAACGACGCGCCCATGAGCCGACGCGAAAAAGGGCCCTTGTGGTTGATCTACCCCATGGACGCCCATGACATGTTACGCACGCCGCGCTATCGCGATCGTATGGTCTGGCAACTACGCACGATAACGGTTCAATAAGCCTGGGGGAGACGTATGAGCCGGAAGCTGATGATAAACATGGTTTTGGCGCTGATGGTTTTCGGCGCCATCACCGTGTTTTCGTTTGTTGGCTTCAACAGCCTGGATCGTCAACACGACCAAGAAGTCAACCGCGCGCAAGCTGACATCTGGGTCTTGGGCCAACTCACCTTGGAACTGGAACGTACGCTGCACACCTTGCACATGTATGCCCAGAACCAAGACGTTAGCCATGACGAGGTCGTACTGCGTTACGATATTTTGTGGAGCCGCATCCCCCCAATTTTGCAATCAGCGGATACGCTACATCTGCGGGAGTTTGAAAACCTCGAAGCGCTGATGCTGTCCTTGGAACACCTTCTTGAACAAATCGATCCCATCATCGAGAACTTAAAGCCCAACGACCATGCCCAGATCATGGAAATCCACGACACGCTGGTGCCGTTTTCGTCCAAGCTGAACCGGGTCGCGTCCTTAGTGGTGTCGAACACCAACGCCCCCGACGATGCCTATTTTACCATGGTCGAAAACCGGACGGCGACCTTGCGCATTTCCATGATTGTCATTGTCATCGGCGCTTTTTTAATCGTCACTCTTTTGGTCATGGAAGGTCAACAAGTGACCCGCCTGTTGAACCACGCGCGAAAATCCGAACAGTTGGCCGAAGACGCCAACCAAGCAAAATCATCGTTCCTCGCCAATATGAGCCACGAGTTGCGCACCCCGCTCACGGGCATCATCGGCTTTTCAGGCATGATGGAACAAGAAACCATGGGGCCGCTTCCGCCGAAGTACAAAGAGTACGCAAGCGATATCGAACGAAGCGGTAAACACTTGTTGGAGTTGATCAACGACATCTTGGATCTGTCCAAGGCCGAAGCCAATAAGATCGAGCTGGACGCCGACATCTACCCCATCGCCGATATCCTCAAGCAGTCCGAACGCCTTATCGCGGGCATGTTGGAAACCTACACGGTGCATGTGGTCTGTGACTTTGACGACAGCCTACCTGAGCTCCGCATTGATCGAAGACGGATTGTCCAATGCGTGGTGAACCTTCTGTCCAACGCCATCAAGTTTTCACCGGACGGCAGCACGGTGCGCCTCAGCGCTGCTGGGACGGCCAGTGGGGGGGTAACCATTACCGTTGAAGACAACGGTAATGGCATGAGCGCCGAAGACATATCCATCGCCATGCAGCCCTTCGGTCAAGTCCGCCACGGCCCCGAGGTCCAACACGAACCGGGAACCGGCTTGGGACTGCCTTTGGTGAAGTTGATGATGGAGCTTCACGACGGCGATTTTGAACTGTCATCCCAAATCGACAAAGGCACCACAGCAAAACTGATCTTCCCGGCTAGCCACGTGATCAAACGCTATAACCAATCGGGGGGAGATGACAACGGACGGTCGTTCATCTTCACCGGAAGCTGAGGCTCTACCCGTGCCAGAACCTTTTAAAAATCTATTCAACGTTCAGCTGATTGAAGGTTTGGGCGGTCATTTAAAACGCGTCCACCCACCGTTCGACGTCAAAGGATTCATCGCATACTGCACCAACGGCTTAGACGCGCTGGAGCTCAAAGAACGTTCTGCCCACATCACGGATGGGTTGGAGCAGTTCCTACCTCAAGCATTTGAAGCCGCTGTTACGGTTATGATCGACAGCCTCGACCCGCAAACGGATGCTCCCCTGGACGCAACGGATAGCACCTCTACGCCCGATGGTGTGCGCGGTTGGGCCATCATGTCCATGGCGGACTATGTCGCACGCCACGGACAAGAGAACGTCTCTTTGTCCTTAAACGCCTTAAAAGACATGACCTCCCGCTTTTCGTCCGAATTCGCCATCCGTCCGTTTTTGTTGAGCCACCCAACCGAAACGCTCAAAGCCATGGCAAAATGGCAGAAAGACCCTAACGAACATGTTCGCCGTCTGGTCAGCGAAGGGTCTCGCACCCGCCTGCCCTGGGGCATACAGCTCAAACCTTTCATCGCAGACCCTGCCCCGGTTTTAAAATTGCTGGAGGGTCTGAAAGACGACCCATCGGAATACGTCCGCCGTTCGGTGGCGAACAACTTAAACGACATTTCCAAAGACAACCCCGACGTTGCCGCCCGCACGGCTCAAGCTTGGATAAAAGGTGCTGATGAAAACCGAAAACGCCTGATCCGTCACGCGTTGCGCACGTTGATCAAGGCCGGACATCCGGCTGCCCTGAAAGCTTTGGGCTATGGCAAACCGAAGGTGCGTGTCGAAACCTTTTCCATCTCCACACCCCGTGTGCAATTGGGTGAGGCGGTAGACTTTGAGTTCACCCTCGCCTCCTCCACAAAAAACGCCCAACCGCTGATCATCGACTACGCCATCCACCACATGCGTGCCAACGG
This window of the Magnetovibrio sp. PR-2 genome carries:
- a CDS encoding single-stranded DNA-binding protein, with protein sequence MAGSVNKVILVGNLGRDPEVRHTQDNKKIVNMSIATSDTWKDRNTGERRERTEWHRVVIFSEGLANIAEQYLRKGSKVYIEGALQTRKWQDQSGQDKYTTEVVLQGFNSTLTMLDGRDGGSGGGGFGGGSGGGGGFEGGSSGGGDSFGGGSGGGSGPAPGGDLDDEIPF
- a CDS encoding response regulator; the encoded protein is MSSVDVTTLNILIVEDNVHFRTLITSILKALGVTRLEEAQDGLEALEYLSGEPATPIDLVILDWKMDGMDGVECVRQIRQLDCQYANVPIVMVTGYTETSLQIEARDAGVNGFLGKPISPQSLLNRIVCVLEDTDGPC
- a CDS encoding DUF1489 family protein, whose translation is MTIHMIKLAVGVEDVDHLAELQQNRIAQSKAQGLSPNPRHYTRMTPRRQSKLLDGGSIYWVIKGVVRVRQELVGFEGYTDEEGVSRCAIVLDPQLVPTQGRAHRAFQGWRYLEPAKAPSDAQGADNAELPQDLARDLEALGLL
- a CDS encoding SDR family oxidoreductase, with product MPNVLITGANRGLGLEFVRQYAEDGWSVLATCRQPELAAELNAIDGVTVYKLDVNDFDAVEQLAADLSGTAIDVLISNAGVYGPKGYSLDALDYDAWEAVLRTNVLAPMRVVQCFAPHVAQSGLKRIATLSSKMGSMADNSSGGSYIYRSSKAGVNAVMKSAAHDFADQGITSVILHPGWVRTDMGGPNGLIDAPESVRGMRGVIDGATAGHNGRFFNYDGAEIPW
- the mgtE gene encoding magnesium transporter; translation: MSDLIPNDKNEKEPVDIPLVDASGQPLTLPKDIEPSETYDGLHEDAVGGIIEALEAGDEMSLRTRVATLHFADAADLIERLHPEQRRQLLDATHDVLDPDVFTELDETVRDEVVDIVGLDAVAEMVSELDTDDAVEIIDELEDHEQEHVLDAISPADRTLIEEGLSFEDETAGRLMQREVMTVPQFWSVGETIDFLREIADQEEWETPNVFYDIIIVDPRHRPVGSVPLSTLLQSKRPVKVGEIMHEKMKLIPVDMDQEEVAFLFRQRDLVSAPVVGDEGRLVGIITIDDVVDIIDEEAEEDILALGGVREDDLYSATLDTTKQRFSWLFVNLLTAIMASVVIGFFQGTIEQVVALAVLMPIVASMGGNAGTQTLTVAVRALATKELTPTNAMRQIGKEILVGVINGVVFAVLMGAVAWGWFSSPEIGLVIGLAMIVNMIVAGLFGAIIPIALDRHGIDPAVASSVFLTTVTDVVGFLVFLGLGAMFLL
- the lipB gene encoding lipoyl(octanoyl) transferase LipB, whose translation is MSQNNDLPSVLWRVTDDLQDYETAHDFMESRVQGIRDGSEGEIVWLLQHPPLYTAGTSADAGDLLDSERFPVFETGRGGQYTYHGPGQRVGYFMLDLKNHGSDVRAYVNKLEEVMIRTIAAFGVTGERREGRVGIWVERSNGREDKIGAIGVRVRKWVSFHGLALNVEPDLSHFGGIVPCGISEHGVTSLRDLGVKATMDEVDDVLRLTFETVFGRQTVVE
- a CDS encoding molybdopterin-dependent oxidoreductase; translation: MEEGTLIGFLRRFALAICIATLASGVWGHAHADTPVMPLALPTGQVVLSIQGKIQNPNQPPAANFDMEMLKRLTSTTLSTHTPWTNGLVHFKGVTVRELLRVVAVHGTHGEFSALNDYTVKIPLSDFDTYDAIVAYEMNDAPMSRREKGPLWLIYPMDAHDMLRTPRYRDRMVWQLRTITVQ
- a CDS encoding sensor histidine kinase, whose protein sequence is MSRKLMINMVLALMVFGAITVFSFVGFNSLDRQHDQEVNRAQADIWVLGQLTLELERTLHTLHMYAQNQDVSHDEVVLRYDILWSRIPPILQSADTLHLREFENLEALMLSLEHLLEQIDPIIENLKPNDHAQIMEIHDTLVPFSSKLNRVASLVVSNTNAPDDAYFTMVENRTATLRISMIVIVIGAFLIVTLLVMEGQQVTRLLNHARKSEQLAEDANQAKSSFLANMSHELRTPLTGIIGFSGMMEQETMGPLPPKYKEYASDIERSGKHLLELINDILDLSKAEANKIELDADIYPIADILKQSERLIAGMLETYTVHVVCDFDDSLPELRIDRRRIVQCVVNLLSNAIKFSPDGSTVRLSAAGTASGGVTITVEDNGNGMSAEDISIAMQPFGQVRHGPEVQHEPGTGLGLPLVKLMMELHDGDFELSSQIDKGTTAKLIFPASHVIKRYNQSGGDDNGRSFIFTGS